In a single window of the Elaeis guineensis isolate ETL-2024a chromosome 6, EG11, whole genome shotgun sequence genome:
- the LOC105033263 gene encoding uncharacterized protein isoform X1, with product MARDAETGEASRRPPDVPSVRIRSRPDPLLIVCRCFSFLTAIIAVLCVFVNVLSAVQSFKDGSDIFGGIFRCYAVVIALFVAVAETEWSFIMKFWRILEYWAGRGMLQIFVAVMTRAFPDVSGQRKDLILLQEIASYLLMACGLTYVISGVLCIGFLKRARQQKEITREQALRDLEELERHREELEALLVVDRA from the exons ATGGCGAGAGACGCGGAGACCGGCGAGGCCTCCCGGCGGCCGCCGGATGTCCCTTCCGTCCGGATCCGGTCGCGGCCGGATCCCTTGCTGATCGTCTGCCGGTGCTTCAGCTTCCTCACTGCCATCATCGCCGTCCTCTGCGTCTTCGTCAACGTCCTCTCCGCCGTCCAGTCGTTCAAGGATGGATCCGAT ATTTTTGGTGGGATATTTCGGTGCTACGCGGTCGTAATCGCCCTCTTTGTGGCCGTTGCCGAGACCGAGTGGAGTTTTATAATGAAATTCTGGCGG ATATTGGAGTACTGGGCTGGAAGGGGTATGCTGCAGATCTT TGTTGCCGTGATGACGAGAGCTTTCCCAGATGTCAGCGGGCAGCGGAAAGATCTGATTTTGCTTCAGGAGATTGCAAGTTACCTTCTTATGGCATGTGGTTTGACATATGTGATATCG GGTGTACTATGCATTGGTTTCTTGAAGCGTGCACGCCAGCAGAAGGAAATAACACGTGAGCAAGCACTTAGAGATTTAGAG GAATTGGAACGGCATAGGGAAGAGCTTGAGGCATTGTTAGTTGTGGACAGGGCCTGA
- the LOC105033263 gene encoding uncharacterized protein isoform X2, giving the protein MARDAETGEASRRPPDVPSVRIRSRPDPLLIVCRCFSFLTAIIAVLCVFVNVLSAVQSFKDGSDILEYWAGRGMLQIFVAVMTRAFPDVSGQRKDLILLQEIASYLLMACGLTYVISGVLCIGFLKRARQQKEITREQALRDLEELERHREELEALLVVDRA; this is encoded by the exons ATGGCGAGAGACGCGGAGACCGGCGAGGCCTCCCGGCGGCCGCCGGATGTCCCTTCCGTCCGGATCCGGTCGCGGCCGGATCCCTTGCTGATCGTCTGCCGGTGCTTCAGCTTCCTCACTGCCATCATCGCCGTCCTCTGCGTCTTCGTCAACGTCCTCTCCGCCGTCCAGTCGTTCAAGGATGGATCCGAT ATATTGGAGTACTGGGCTGGAAGGGGTATGCTGCAGATCTT TGTTGCCGTGATGACGAGAGCTTTCCCAGATGTCAGCGGGCAGCGGAAAGATCTGATTTTGCTTCAGGAGATTGCAAGTTACCTTCTTATGGCATGTGGTTTGACATATGTGATATCG GGTGTACTATGCATTGGTTTCTTGAAGCGTGCACGCCAGCAGAAGGAAATAACACGTGAGCAAGCACTTAGAGATTTAGAG GAATTGGAACGGCATAGGGAAGAGCTTGAGGCATTGTTAGTTGTGGACAGGGCCTGA